In Streptomyces nojiriensis, one genomic interval encodes:
- a CDS encoding GNAT family N-acetyltransferase, whose protein sequence is MSALRFQQPDGDATLQDWQHVHNAIIPTHVLSLEGVRERSERHHLEVAYLDDTLVGCSTVRPPTDDTSTATVIARVLSAHRGQGLGEALYGRGLHRARELGATVIETVVLSSNEDGLRFAQQHGFIETERYLLPGDTIPWIDLRLSRP, encoded by the coding sequence ATGTCTGCCCTTCGGTTCCAACAGCCCGACGGCGATGCCACTCTCCAAGACTGGCAGCACGTCCACAACGCGATCATCCCGACCCACGTCCTGTCTTTGGAAGGGGTACGGGAACGTTCCGAGCGCCACCACCTGGAAGTCGCATATCTCGATGACACGCTCGTGGGGTGCAGCACGGTACGTCCGCCGACGGACGACACTTCGACGGCGACAGTGATCGCTCGGGTGCTCTCCGCTCACCGCGGACAGGGACTCGGCGAAGCACTCTATGGGCGTGGGCTCCACCGCGCGCGGGAACTGGGTGCCACCGTGATCGAGACCGTCGTCCTGTCATCGAACGAGGACGGCCTGCGGTTCGCACAGCAGCACGGGTTCATCGAGACCGAGCGCTACCTGTTGCCGGGGGACACCATCCCCTGGATCGACTTGCGGCTTTCCCGACCGTGA